A window from Streptomyces subrutilus encodes these proteins:
- a CDS encoding cation diffusion facilitator family transporter, translating into MSGQVHAHDDAGRGQGADHGRVRDHDGDGGRGGAHGHDGGRGAGGHGHDHGPGGHGHGVSADADRRWLAIALGLIGAFMAVEVVIGVMAHSLALISDAAHMLTDAVSIVLALIAMRLAARPARGGFTFGLKRAEILSAQANGLTLLLLAVWLAYEAVRRLVDPPPVEGGLVLVTALAGIVVNVAAAWCISRANRSSLAVEGAYQHILNDLFAFIGTAVAGLIVLTTGFRQADAIATLVVVVLMVKAGYGLVRDSGRIFLEAAPAHLDPDAVGDRLVGHPPVAEVHDLHIWTITSGQAALSAHVLVEPAGDCHAVRRELERLLDEEYGITHTTLQVDHTQESLLTVGRAGEDPDDPHCADAHGPVHRQGPHAH; encoded by the coding sequence ATGAGCGGGCAGGTCCACGCGCACGACGACGCCGGCCGCGGACAGGGCGCCGACCACGGGCGGGTCCGCGACCACGACGGCGACGGCGGCCGGGGCGGTGCGCACGGCCACGACGGCGGCCGGGGCGCCGGCGGCCACGGGCACGACCACGGGCCCGGCGGTCACGGCCACGGGGTCTCGGCCGACGCCGACCGGCGCTGGCTGGCCATCGCCCTCGGCCTGATCGGCGCCTTCATGGCCGTCGAGGTGGTCATCGGGGTGATGGCGCACTCGCTGGCGCTGATCTCCGACGCCGCCCACATGCTCACCGACGCCGTCTCGATCGTCCTCGCCCTGATCGCGATGCGGCTGGCCGCCCGCCCGGCGCGCGGCGGGTTCACGTTCGGCCTCAAGCGAGCGGAGATCCTCTCCGCGCAGGCCAACGGCCTGACCCTGCTCCTGCTGGCGGTCTGGCTGGCGTACGAGGCCGTGCGCCGGCTGGTGGACCCGCCGCCGGTGGAGGGCGGGCTGGTGCTGGTGACCGCGCTCGCGGGCATCGTCGTCAACGTGGCGGCGGCCTGGTGCATCTCCCGCGCGAACCGCTCGTCCCTGGCCGTCGAGGGCGCCTACCAGCACATCCTGAACGACCTCTTCGCCTTCATCGGGACGGCCGTCGCCGGTCTGATCGTGCTGACCACCGGCTTCCGGCAGGCCGACGCGATCGCCACGCTCGTGGTGGTGGTCCTCATGGTCAAGGCCGGGTACGGGCTGGTCCGCGACTCCGGCCGAATCTTCCTGGAGGCCGCTCCCGCACACCTGGACCCGGACGCGGTCGGCGACCGCCTCGTCGGGCACCCGCCGGTGGCCGAGGTGCACGACCTCCACATCTGGACGATCACTTCCGGCCAGGCGGCGCTCTCCGCGCACGTCCTCGTCGAGCCGGCCGGGGACTGCCACGCCGTCCGCCGCGAGCTGGAGCGGCTCCTGGACGAGGAGTACGGGATCACGCACACCACCCTCCAGGTGGACCACACCCAGGAGTCCCTGCTCACGGTGGGCCGCGCCGGCGAGGACCCGGACGACCCGCACTGCGCGGACGCCCACGGCCCGGTCCACCGGCAGGGCCCGCACGCCCACTGA
- a CDS encoding SpoIIE family protein phosphatase, whose product MGHRGENPEVDWPARPDTSLALNRMGTFDWDLDSGRMHLDPTALEVVELRPEEFSGTPAGLRLRIAPAEEARLDSRVAQALKDGRSHYGAYVRSRRRDGSPAWTHFQGHILRDRTGRPYRVIGIVRDAAHDPGEPGAAGERDEGRRRLTGVVERTTAILAHARTVNDVTDTLKDPEALGHLGAVSVMLGIVDGGRIHLVAEGQLGSYVPEIEYTRIDAAFPMSEAVRTLQPVYLASREEFQRRYPLLWPYIEPLAVRSGVYLPLIAQGRPVGALGLLYTRDGDFTAEERNVLMALGSGIAQSLQRAILFAQEHDLAEGLQRAMLPRRIPEVPGARIAVRYRAARMGRDIGGDWYDVIPLGEGRVGVMIGDVEGHDTDAAAVMGQLRIVLRAYISEGHTPGAAMERASAFLRDLETERFATCAYAEVDLVSGMLAMVRAGHIDPLVRRGDGSCHRVQVAGGLPLGLPAGEGPAFRSGYPVTRLELHPGDTLLLCTDGLTERPGADPDVPPDPDAGTREVMEVFRDGPADVEELADVLCDLVGDAGGGDDMALLLLRRRGTPDARGGGPLRHRLDPGDMDAPGAVRHLIRAAVQAWGAGERADEIELAADELMTNALVHTDGGALVSVRLTAQGRLRIEVEDTDSALPRPRDAGDWEESGRGLLLVDRLADAWGVEPRGDGKSVWCEFAVAAAEAPADAPGA is encoded by the coding sequence ATGGGTCACAGGGGCGAGAATCCCGAGGTCGACTGGCCCGCGCGGCCCGACACGAGCCTCGCGCTCAACCGCATGGGCACCTTCGACTGGGACCTCGACAGCGGACGGATGCACCTGGACCCGACCGCGCTTGAGGTCGTCGAACTGCGCCCCGAGGAGTTCTCCGGCACCCCCGCCGGACTCCGGCTGCGCATCGCTCCCGCCGAGGAGGCCCGGCTCGACTCGCGGGTCGCGCAGGCCCTCAAGGACGGCCGCAGCCACTACGGGGCCTACGTCCGCAGCCGCCGCCGCGACGGCTCCCCGGCCTGGACCCACTTCCAGGGACACATCCTGCGGGACCGGACCGGGCGCCCGTACCGCGTCATCGGCATCGTGCGCGACGCCGCCCACGACCCGGGCGAGCCCGGAGCCGCGGGCGAGCGGGACGAGGGGCGGCGCCGGCTGACGGGCGTGGTCGAGCGGACCACCGCCATCCTGGCCCACGCCCGTACGGTCAACGACGTCACCGACACCCTCAAGGACCCCGAGGCGCTCGGGCACCTCGGTGCGGTCAGCGTCATGCTGGGCATCGTCGACGGAGGCCGCATCCACCTGGTCGCGGAGGGCCAGCTCGGTTCGTACGTACCGGAGATCGAGTACACCCGGATCGACGCGGCCTTCCCGATGAGCGAAGCGGTGCGCACCCTGCAACCCGTCTACCTCGCCTCGCGGGAGGAGTTCCAGCGCCGCTACCCGCTGCTGTGGCCGTACATCGAACCGCTGGCCGTCCGCAGCGGGGTCTACCTGCCCCTGATCGCCCAGGGCCGTCCGGTCGGCGCGCTCGGCCTCCTCTACACGCGCGACGGCGACTTCACCGCCGAGGAGCGCAACGTCCTGATGGCGCTCGGCAGCGGCATCGCGCAGAGCCTCCAGCGCGCCATCCTCTTCGCGCAGGAGCACGACCTCGCCGAAGGGCTCCAGCGGGCCATGCTGCCCCGGCGCATCCCGGAGGTGCCGGGCGCGCGGATCGCCGTACGGTACCGGGCGGCGCGCATGGGACGGGACATCGGCGGGGACTGGTACGACGTCATCCCGCTCGGCGAGGGCCGCGTCGGGGTGATGATCGGCGACGTGGAGGGGCACGACACGGACGCGGCCGCGGTCATGGGCCAGCTGCGGATCGTCCTGCGCGCCTACATCAGCGAGGGCCACACCCCCGGCGCGGCGATGGAGCGGGCCTCGGCCTTCCTGCGCGACCTGGAGACGGAACGCTTCGCCACCTGCGCGTACGCCGAAGTGGACCTGGTCAGCGGGATGCTCGCCATGGTGCGCGCCGGACACATCGACCCGCTCGTGCGGCGCGGGGACGGCAGTTGCCACCGCGTCCAGGTGGCGGGCGGCCTCCCGCTGGGCCTGCCCGCGGGCGAGGGGCCGGCGTTCCGCTCCGGCTACCCGGTCACCCGCCTCGAACTGCACCCCGGCGACACCCTGTTGCTGTGCACCGACGGCCTGACCGAACGCCCCGGGGCGGACCCGGACGTCCCGCCCGACCCGGACGCCGGCACGCGCGAGGTGATGGAGGTCTTCCGCGACGGACCGGCGGACGTGGAGGAACTCGCCGACGTGCTGTGCGACCTCGTCGGCGACGCGGGCGGCGGGGACGACATGGCCCTGCTCCTGCTGCGCCGCCGCGGGACCCCCGACGCGCGCGGCGGCGGCCCGCTGCGCCACCGGCTGGACCCGGGGGACATGGACGCTCCGGGAGCCGTCCGGCACCTGATCCGAGCCGCCGTGCAGGCCTGGGGCGCCGGAGAGCGGGCCGACGAGATCGAGCTCGCGGCCGACGAGCTGATGACCAACGCCCTGGTGCACACCGACGGCGGGGCCCTGGTCAGCGTACGGCTCACCGCACAGGGCCGGCTGCGGATCGAGGTCGAGGACACCGACAGCGCCCTGCCCCGGCCGCGCGACGCGGGGGACTGGGAGGAGTCGGGGCGGGGCCTGCTGCTGGTGGACCGGCTGGCCGACGCGTGGGGAGTGGAGCCCCGGGGCGACGGGAAGAGCGTGTGGTGCGAGTTCGCCGTCGCCGCCGCGGAAGCCCCCGCCGACGCCCCCGGAGCATGA
- a CDS encoding phosphodiester glycosidase family protein has product MPTPRPPLPALSFRSAPPAPSVRTVRSARTVLAVALCALLAGAPAVDAAPGAGPPAVAGAAAAVDAGAAAAVGSGADDGIETARTGRQVAAGVRLESYDRLEADRWLRIDELVVDLGGTSDVRAEYLGGHGAATVAEAAARHPAGPGRRVVAAVNGDFFDIRGTGAPLGPGMRDGRLLHAATPGAGRAVGFGAAGAGRVLRIGLTGRVTLPGGAVRPLTGYNTVRPAAGGIAAYTADWAGAEIPVQVGAATAEVRDGRTTSAAPLRGPARPPRPAPGTTLLVAAGPAAAELAALRPGDPVAVDARPAPDAGPAPLTAVGGREPLVVAGVPQNHDGAPNDTSAPRTAVGFAGDGHRLRILTVDGRQRDSGGLTLSALGRLMHRNGARDALNLDGGGSTTLLAAISGAPAPVLENAPSDGALRPVANGLVLTAPAGPGRPAGVRVEALGGAVHVFPGLARTLTATAYDTALGPAPGAPRWSATAGRIGPDGVFRAPGDGPARAAGARDATAGAGRRGGVTASARVGTAQGALRLDVLGPLTRLRPVPERVGLAEAGESARFVLAGRDDQGAAAPVEPRDVDLRFDRSRWRVADDGRGGFTVTALVPRATGRLRATVRATGAATELALGVGLVTLPLADLSDAAAWTGRDTAPAEGHPGPGLGLDLRAAGGAAVTATPPRPLPVPESTRALTLWARGDGSGARPAVELTDADGTALTLRGPAADWTGWRELTLPLPVTAQQPLTVTRLSAAGGGRPGRLLLDTLGARTPATGPAVPDAAGPDPLVATAAEVRARPWRFAVDPAGGPAAGADLVVTGAERLPFRYRGVRFVPLDTARRTLDGGGLERLRTLRRALAEAAREPATGALAVVRRHAEGTVDRKEEALTARYLAEFRRTTGKGAAVITIGAPRFAAGRSEGVLGLTTARGTRPLVGADAFPPPGRDWLAVHPPGRPGQGVS; this is encoded by the coding sequence GTGCCGACCCCGCGCCCGCCGCTCCCCGCCCTCTCCTTCCGGTCCGCGCCGCCCGCGCCCTCCGTCCGGACGGTCCGCTCCGCCCGTACCGTCCTCGCCGTCGCGCTCTGCGCGCTCCTCGCCGGCGCCCCGGCCGTCGACGCGGCGCCCGGCGCGGGCCCGCCGGCCGTCGCCGGCGCTGCCGCCGCCGTCGATGCCGGTGCCGCTGCCGCCGTCGGCTCCGGTGCCGACGACGGCATCGAGACCGCCCGGACCGGCCGTCAGGTGGCCGCGGGCGTCCGGCTGGAGTCCTACGACCGCCTCGAAGCCGACCGCTGGCTGCGGATCGACGAGCTCGTCGTCGACCTCGGGGGCACCTCCGACGTGCGCGCCGAGTACCTCGGCGGCCACGGCGCCGCCACCGTCGCCGAGGCCGCCGCCCGCCACCCGGCCGGGCCCGGCCGGCGCGTGGTCGCCGCCGTGAACGGGGACTTCTTCGACATCCGCGGCACGGGCGCCCCGCTCGGCCCCGGGATGCGGGACGGGCGGCTGCTGCACGCCGCGACGCCCGGGGCGGGCCGGGCGGTCGGCTTCGGCGCAGCGGGAGCCGGCCGCGTCCTGCGGATCGGCCTGACCGGCCGGGTCACCCTGCCCGGCGGCGCCGTACGCCCGCTCACCGGCTACAACACCGTGCGGCCGGCCGCCGGGGGCATCGCCGCCTACACCGCCGACTGGGCCGGGGCCGAGATCCCCGTCCAGGTCGGCGCCGCCACCGCCGAGGTCCGCGACGGCCGGACCACCTCCGCCGCGCCGCTCCGCGGCCCCGCTCGGCCCCCGAGACCCGCCCCCGGCACCACGCTGCTGGTCGCCGCCGGCCCGGCCGCGGCCGAACTCGCCGCCCTGCGCCCCGGCGACCCGGTGGCCGTGGACGCCCGGCCCGCCCCCGACGCCGGACCGGCTCCGCTCACCGCCGTCGGCGGCCGGGAGCCGCTGGTCGTGGCCGGGGTCCCGCAGAACCACGACGGCGCCCCGAACGACACGTCGGCCCCGCGCACCGCGGTCGGATTCGCGGGCGACGGGCACCGGCTGCGCATCCTGACCGTGGACGGCCGGCAGCGCGACAGCGGCGGCCTCACCCTGAGCGCCCTGGGCCGGCTGATGCACCGCAACGGCGCCCGCGACGCGCTCAACCTCGACGGCGGCGGCTCCACCACGCTGCTCGCCGCGATCAGCGGGGCGCCGGCCCCGGTCCTGGAGAACGCCCCCTCGGACGGGGCGCTGCGCCCGGTCGCCAACGGCCTGGTCCTCACCGCGCCCGCCGGCCCGGGCCGGCCCGCCGGGGTCCGCGTCGAGGCCCTCGGCGGCGCCGTCCACGTTTTCCCCGGCCTGGCCCGCACCCTCACCGCCACCGCCTACGACACCGCGCTCGGCCCCGCCCCCGGCGCGCCCCGATGGTCCGCCACGGCCGGCCGGATCGGCCCGGACGGGGTGTTCCGGGCACCCGGCGACGGCCCCGCCCGCGCCGCCGGCGCCCGGGACGCGACGGCCGGCGCGGGGCGGCGCGGCGGCGTCACCGCCTCGGCCCGGGTCGGGACCGCGCAGGGCGCCCTGCGCCTGGACGTACTGGGCCCACTGACCCGGCTGCGCCCCGTACCGGAGCGGGTCGGCCTCGCCGAAGCGGGCGAGAGCGCCCGGTTCGTCCTGGCCGGCCGCGACGACCAAGGGGCCGCCGCCCCCGTCGAACCCCGCGACGTGGACCTGCGGTTCGACCGGTCGCGCTGGCGGGTCGCGGACGACGGCCGGGGCGGCTTCACCGTCACCGCCCTCGTCCCGCGCGCCACCGGCCGGCTGCGCGCCACCGTCCGGGCCACCGGCGCCGCCACCGAACTGGCCCTCGGCGTCGGCCTGGTCACCCTGCCCCTCGCGGACCTCTCCGACGCCGCGGCCTGGACCGGCCGCGACACGGCCCCCGCCGAGGGACACCCCGGGCCGGGCCTCGGACTGGATCTGCGCGCGGCGGGCGGGGCCGCGGTCACGGCGACGCCACCCCGGCCGCTGCCCGTACCCGAGTCGACCCGCGCCCTGACCCTCTGGGCGCGCGGGGACGGCTCCGGGGCCCGGCCGGCCGTGGAGCTCACCGACGCCGACGGGACCGCCCTGACCCTGCGCGGGCCCGCCGCCGACTGGACCGGCTGGCGGGAGCTCACGCTGCCGCTGCCGGTTACCGCGCAGCAGCCGCTGACCGTCACCCGCCTTTCGGCGGCCGGGGGCGGCCGTCCGGGCCGGCTGCTGCTGGACACCCTGGGCGCCCGTACCCCCGCCACCGGCCCGGCGGTCCCGGACGCGGCCGGCCCGGACCCGCTGGTGGCCACCGCGGCCGAGGTCCGCGCCCGGCCGTGGCGCTTCGCCGTGGACCCCGCCGGCGGGCCGGCGGCCGGGGCGGACCTCGTGGTGACGGGGGCCGAGCGGCTGCCGTTCCGGTACCGGGGCGTACGGTTCGTGCCGCTCGACACCGCCCGCCGCACCCTCGACGGGGGCGGCCTGGAGCGGCTGCGCACCCTGCGGCGGGCGCTGGCCGAGGCGGCCCGGGAGCCGGCCACCGGTGCGCTGGCCGTCGTACGCCGTCACGCGGAGGGCACGGTGGACCGCAAAGAAGAGGCGCTGACGGCCCGCTACCTGGCGGAGTTCCGGCGCACCACCGGCAAGGGGGCCGCCGTGATCACCATCGGGGCGCCGCGGTTCGCCGCCGGCCGGTCCGAGGGCGTGCTCGGCCTCACGACCGCCCGCGGCACCCGCCCGCTGGTGGGCGCCGACGCCTTCCCGCCCCCCGGCCGCGACTGGCTCGCCGTCCACCCGCCCGGACGCCCGGGCCAGGGAGTGTCGTGA
- a CDS encoding ABC transporter permease, whose product MSRPRTRTRLPVTLALPALLAVAFLLLPLVGILTRTQWSELGTHLTSPAVVEALRLSLVVSLWALGLSLVLGVPLAWLLARVEFKGKVFVRSLVLLPMVLPPTVGGVALLLGFGRRGLIGPWLEGTFGITLPFHTSGAVVAATFVAMPFLVISLEGALGGLKQSYEETASSLGAPPLRVFLTVTLPMVAPGLIAGAALTWARALGEFGATITFAGNLPGTTQTLPLQVYLLLQDQPEAATSVSLLLLAIAMAVLIALRGRWTGTPVARTAEAPKPAEEPAASAVGKGPADGGADAPAPSDGAGRWPLHTTVTGFNQLTLEAEPGTTIAVVGENGAGKTTLLRALLGLTPRAHAELRLGDTDVTALPPHRRQVAWVPQDGALFPHLSALANTAYGLRARKVPRAEARREAQAWLDRLGVGHLSGRKPAQLSGGQAQRVALARALAARPRLLLLDEPLAALDQTTRARVRHTLRTHLAGFGGVCLIVTHDPVEAVSLADRVLVLADGRTLQDAPPAEVTRHPRSPWVARMLGRNAWPGTASADGLALDAGGRLVVAESLPEGAHALAIIAPEAVALHRDRPAGSPRNVWRGTVREITAVGSRLRVLVASPGVPDLVSEITPEAATELGIVDGAEVWTSVKATEIALVRL is encoded by the coding sequence ATGAGCAGACCCCGCACCCGCACCCGGCTCCCCGTGACCTTGGCGCTGCCGGCGCTGCTCGCCGTCGCGTTCCTGCTGCTGCCGCTCGTCGGCATCCTCACCCGTACGCAGTGGAGCGAGCTCGGCACGCACCTCACCAGCCCCGCCGTAGTCGAGGCCCTGCGGCTGTCGCTGGTCGTGTCGCTGTGGGCCCTCGGGCTGTCGCTGGTCCTCGGCGTGCCGCTCGCCTGGCTGCTGGCGCGCGTCGAGTTCAAGGGCAAGGTCTTCGTCCGCTCGCTCGTCCTGCTCCCGATGGTGCTGCCGCCGACGGTCGGCGGCGTCGCCCTGCTGCTGGGCTTCGGCCGGCGCGGGCTCATCGGGCCCTGGCTGGAGGGCACCTTCGGGATCACCCTGCCGTTCCACACCTCGGGCGCCGTCGTCGCCGCCACCTTCGTGGCCATGCCCTTCCTCGTGATCAGCCTGGAGGGCGCCCTCGGCGGCCTCAAGCAGAGCTACGAGGAGACCGCATCCTCCCTGGGCGCGCCGCCGCTGCGGGTCTTCCTCACCGTGACGCTGCCCATGGTCGCCCCGGGCCTGATCGCCGGCGCCGCCCTGACCTGGGCCCGCGCGCTCGGCGAGTTCGGCGCGACCATCACCTTCGCGGGCAACCTCCCGGGCACCACCCAGACCCTGCCGCTCCAGGTGTACCTGCTGCTCCAGGACCAGCCCGAAGCGGCCACCTCCGTCTCCCTGTTGCTGCTCGCGATCGCCATGGCCGTACTGATCGCCCTGCGCGGCCGGTGGACGGGCACCCCCGTCGCCCGCACCGCGGAGGCGCCGAAGCCGGCCGAGGAGCCCGCAGCCTCGGCGGTCGGGAAGGGGCCGGCCGACGGCGGCGCCGACGCGCCGGCCCCGTCGGACGGGGCCGGGCGCTGGCCGCTGCACACCACGGTCACCGGGTTCAACCAGCTCACCCTGGAAGCCGAACCGGGCACCACCATCGCCGTCGTCGGCGAGAACGGCGCCGGCAAGACGACCCTGCTGCGCGCCCTGCTCGGCCTGACCCCGCGGGCCCACGCCGAACTCCGGCTCGGCGACACCGACGTGACCGCGCTGCCGCCGCACCGGCGCCAGGTGGCCTGGGTCCCGCAGGACGGCGCCCTGTTCCCGCACCTGAGCGCCCTGGCCAACACCGCGTACGGACTGCGCGCGCGCAAGGTCCCGCGCGCCGAGGCCCGCCGCGAGGCCCAGGCCTGGCTGGACCGGCTCGGCGTCGGACACCTCTCCGGGCGCAAGCCCGCCCAGTTGTCCGGCGGGCAGGCCCAGCGGGTGGCCCTGGCCCGGGCGCTCGCCGCCCGGCCCCGGCTGCTCCTGCTGGACGAGCCGCTCGCCGCCCTCGACCAGACGACGCGGGCCCGTGTCCGGCACACGCTGCGCACGCACCTGGCGGGCTTCGGCGGGGTCTGCCTCATCGTCACGCACGACCCGGTCGAGGCGGTGTCGCTGGCCGACCGGGTCCTCGTACTGGCCGACGGCCGGACCCTCCAGGACGCGCCGCCCGCCGAGGTCACCCGCCACCCGCGTTCCCCCTGGGTGGCCCGGATGCTGGGCCGCAACGCCTGGCCCGGCACCGCGTCGGCGGACGGCCTCGCCCTGGACGCCGGGGGCCGCCTCGTCGTCGCCGAGTCCCTGCCCGAGGGCGCGCACGCCCTCGCGATCATCGCCCCGGAGGCGGTCGCGCTGCACCGGGACCGGCCGGCCGGCAGTCCGCGCAACGTGTGGCGGGGCACCGTACGGGAGATCACCGCGGTCGGCAGCCGGCTGCGCGTGCTGGTCGCCTCCCCCGGCGTGCCCGACCTGGTCTCGGAGATCACCCCGGAGGCCGCCACCGAACTGGGCATCGTCGACGGCGCCGAGGTGTGGACCAGTGTGAAGGCCACCGAGATCGCGCTCGTCCGGCTGTAG
- the modA gene encoding molybdate ABC transporter substrate-binding protein: MSPILTGRRAAAVALTALLVPLAACGSGEDKPAADASASASAPASAEPKAANLTVLAASSLTDVFKTAGAAYEKAHPGTKVTFSFAGSQELAAQVKQGAPADALVTADTKTMDGLTAETGTPAIIAKNRLVIAAGKGNPFKIDELKDLADTKLKVVLAAPEVPVGRYSKEILDKQAVTVKPVSQEPNVRAVLSKVELGEADAGLVYKTDSAKSGDKVVSVDIPDEQNAVASYPAATLKGSKNTEAAAAFVTWLSSPEAQKILQDAGFQKA, encoded by the coding sequence ATGTCCCCCATCCTGACCGGCCGCCGTGCCGCCGCCGTCGCCCTGACCGCCCTGCTCGTCCCGCTGGCCGCGTGCGGCAGCGGCGAGGACAAGCCCGCCGCCGACGCCTCCGCATCGGCTTCCGCGCCGGCCTCGGCCGAGCCCAAGGCGGCCAACCTGACCGTCCTCGCCGCCTCTTCCCTGACCGACGTCTTCAAGACCGCGGGCGCCGCGTACGAGAAGGCCCACCCGGGCACGAAGGTCACCTTCTCCTTCGCCGGCTCGCAGGAGCTCGCCGCCCAGGTGAAGCAGGGCGCCCCGGCCGACGCGCTGGTCACCGCCGACACCAAGACCATGGACGGCCTGACGGCGGAGACCGGCACCCCCGCGATCATCGCCAAGAACCGCCTGGTCATAGCCGCCGGCAAGGGCAACCCGTTCAAGATCGACGAGCTGAAGGACCTGGCCGACACCAAGCTCAAGGTCGTCCTCGCCGCGCCCGAGGTCCCCGTCGGCCGCTACAGCAAGGAGATCCTGGACAAGCAGGCCGTCACGGTGAAGCCGGTCTCCCAGGAGCCCAACGTGCGCGCCGTGCTGAGCAAGGTCGAGCTGGGCGAGGCCGACGCCGGCCTCGTCTACAAGACCGACTCCGCCAAGTCCGGCGACAAGGTCGTCTCCGTGGACATCCCCGACGAGCAGAACGCGGTGGCCTCCTACCCGGCCGCCACGCTGAAGGGGTCCAAGAACACCGAGGCCGCCGCCGCGTTCGTGACCTGGCTGAGCAGCCCCGAGGCCCAGAAGATCCTCCAGGACGCGGGCTTCCAGAAGGCCTGA
- a CDS encoding TOBE domain-containing protein, with the protein MQSYTIGQAARLLGVSPDTARRWADAGRVATHRDEGGRRLIDGRDLAAFSVEVGQGAHAEDGEPYTSARNAFPGIVTAVTLGEVAAQVEIQAGPHRLVSLLTREAVDELGLEVGMQATARVKSTSVHIDRT; encoded by the coding sequence ATGCAGTCCTACACCATCGGACAGGCGGCTCGCCTGCTGGGCGTCAGCCCGGACACCGCGCGCCGTTGGGCCGACGCCGGCCGCGTCGCGACCCATCGCGATGAAGGCGGTCGTCGCCTGATCGACGGCCGCGACCTCGCCGCCTTCTCCGTCGAGGTCGGGCAGGGCGCCCACGCCGAGGACGGTGAGCCGTACACGTCGGCGCGCAACGCCTTTCCCGGCATCGTCACCGCCGTCACGCTCGGCGAGGTGGCCGCCCAGGTGGAAATCCAGGCCGGTCCCCACCGCCTGGTCTCCCTGCTCACCCGGGAGGCCGTCGACGAGCTCGGCCTGGAGGTCGGCATGCAGGCCACCGCCCGCGTGAAGTCCACCAGCGTGCACATCGACCGCACCTGA
- a CDS encoding RNA-binding S4 domain-containing protein, whose protein sequence is MAEEVTETGTVRVDAWIWSVRLTKTRSTAATACRAGHVKVNGDRAKPAQPVRAGDEVRLFHAGRERIVVVRRPVSKRVGAPVAAECFIDNSPPPPTPVEAAVVGIRDRGAGRPTKRERREIESLRGH, encoded by the coding sequence ATGGCTGAAGAGGTAACGGAAACGGGCACGGTGCGGGTGGACGCGTGGATCTGGTCCGTACGCCTGACGAAGACCCGCTCGACCGCGGCGACCGCCTGCCGGGCGGGCCACGTGAAGGTCAACGGGGACCGCGCGAAGCCGGCGCAGCCGGTGCGCGCCGGTGACGAGGTGCGGCTCTTCCACGCGGGACGGGAGCGGATCGTCGTGGTCCGCCGGCCCGTTTCCAAGCGCGTCGGCGCCCCGGTCGCGGCGGAATGCTTCATCGACAACAGCCCGCCGCCCCCGACTCCCGTCGAGGCGGCCGTGGTGGGCATCCGGGACCGGGGTGCCGGGCGGCCGACGAAGCGCGAGCGCCGGGAGATCGAGTCGCTGCGCGGTCACTGA
- a CDS encoding alpha-ketoglutarate-dependent dioxygenase AlkB has translation MHAVQGLQGSLFDQGDEIRLGPLGGLRRTVLGAGAWVDHLPGWLAGADLLFERLAADVPWRAEKRQMYEREVQVPRLLSFYGEGAALPHPVLVEAREALGRHYAPELGEPFVTAGLCLYRDGRDSVAWHGDRTGRSSTEDTMVAIVSVGDPRDLVLRPRDGGATLLRLPLGHGDLVVMGGSCQRTMEHAVPKSARAVGPRISVQFRPRGVR, from the coding sequence ATGCACGCGGTCCAGGGCCTCCAGGGCTCCCTCTTCGACCAGGGCGACGAGATCCGGCTCGGCCCCCTCGGCGGGCTGCGGCGCACCGTGCTCGGCGCCGGCGCCTGGGTCGACCACCTGCCCGGCTGGCTGGCCGGGGCCGACCTGCTCTTCGAACGGCTGGCCGCCGACGTGCCCTGGCGGGCCGAGAAGCGCCAGATGTACGAGCGCGAGGTCCAGGTGCCCCGGCTGCTCTCCTTCTACGGCGAGGGCGCCGCGCTACCGCACCCCGTGCTCGTCGAGGCGCGCGAGGCGCTGGGCCGCCACTACGCCCCCGAGCTCGGCGAGCCCTTCGTCACCGCCGGGCTGTGTCTCTACCGCGACGGCCGCGACAGCGTGGCCTGGCACGGCGACCGGACGGGGCGCTCCTCGACCGAGGACACCATGGTCGCCATCGTCTCCGTCGGGGACCCGCGCGACCTCGTCCTGCGCCCCCGGGACGGCGGTGCGACCCTGCTGCGCCTGCCGCTCGGGCACGGCGACCTCGTCGTCATGGGCGGCTCCTGCCAGCGGACCATGGAGCACGCGGTGCCCAAGTCCGCGCGGGCCGTGGGGCCTCGGATCAGCGTGCAGTTCCGTCCGCGCGGGGTCCGCTGA